A window of the Egibacter rhizosphaerae genome harbors these coding sequences:
- a CDS encoding bifunctional adenosylcobinamide kinase/adenosylcobinamide-phosphate guanylyltransferase, translating to MARRVLVTGGVRSGKSARAESWLAGDGDVVYLATLRADEADEELAGRIARHRARRPDDWRTVQVVGEAPPLPDALRAAGDEAAVLFDGLGAWLADRFDDLDAALDELDAFWRAAGHRRGGPVLVVAEEAGLGLLPSDGASRRWLDALGDARQRLAAEADEVELVVAGRVVPLPAGESASSSPAGEAAPLSPAGEAAPLSSAGEARPPTSGAAAEPWGGPHGAARPDPLRVHGDTAAGAAELDLAVNVHWSGPPEGLRTALVQALEGVDRYPDPASAAATMAARFGRDPSEVLITAGAVDALWLLAFAGGVRRACVVHPQFTEPEAALRTAGVPVHRLSRDPAAEWRLDPAGVPDDADLVVLGNPNNPTGTLDPPDVIASLCRPGRLTVVDEAFMDFVDEPGAGLAHVRDLPGLVVLRTVTKLWSIPGIRAGCLLGPSDLVTRLAAAHRPWPTGTLAHVALAWCAGDEAYRRTVAAEVATARDELQRGLTGIAGVVSWPSAANFVLLRVPHGEAVADALAARGIAVRRSTFPGLSRDHLRVAVRAPGTNRGFLDALSRAVVEAGA from the coding sequence GTGGCGCGACGCGTGCTCGTCACCGGAGGCGTGCGGTCGGGGAAGTCCGCCCGCGCCGAGTCCTGGCTCGCCGGGGACGGCGACGTCGTCTACCTGGCGACACTGCGGGCGGACGAGGCCGACGAGGAGCTCGCCGGCCGCATCGCGCGCCACCGGGCTCGCCGCCCCGACGATTGGCGCACCGTGCAGGTCGTCGGCGAGGCCCCGCCGCTGCCCGACGCGCTCCGCGCGGCCGGCGACGAAGCCGCGGTGCTGTTCGACGGTCTCGGCGCCTGGCTGGCGGACCGGTTCGACGACCTCGACGCGGCCCTCGACGAGCTCGACGCGTTCTGGCGGGCCGCCGGGCACCGCCGGGGCGGCCCCGTCCTGGTCGTCGCCGAGGAGGCCGGCCTCGGCCTCCTCCCGAGCGACGGCGCGTCGCGCCGGTGGCTCGATGCGCTCGGCGACGCCCGCCAGCGCTTGGCGGCCGAGGCGGACGAGGTCGAGCTCGTCGTGGCGGGGCGGGTCGTTCCGCTTCCCGCGGGGGAGTCTGCGTCGTCGAGCCCGGCGGGGGAGGCCGCGCCCTTGAGCCCGGCGGGGGAGGCCGCGCCCTTGAGCTCGGCGGGGGAGGCCCGGCCGCCCACGTCCGGCGCGGCCGCTGAGCCGTGGGGCGGCCCCCACGGCGCCGCCCGACCGGACCCGTTGCGCGTGCACGGCGATACCGCGGCCGGTGCGGCGGAGCTCGACCTCGCCGTGAACGTCCACTGGTCGGGGCCGCCCGAGGGGCTGCGCACCGCCCTCGTGCAGGCGCTCGAGGGCGTGGACCGCTACCCCGATCCCGCCTCCGCCGCCGCGACGATGGCCGCACGGTTCGGTCGCGACCCGTCCGAGGTCCTCATCACCGCCGGGGCGGTAGACGCCCTGTGGTTGCTCGCCTTCGCCGGGGGCGTCCGCCGCGCCTGCGTCGTGCATCCGCAGTTCACCGAACCCGAGGCCGCGTTGCGGACCGCGGGCGTGCCGGTGCATCGGCTCTCACGGGACCCCGCCGCCGAGTGGCGCCTCGACCCGGCCGGTGTGCCCGACGACGCGGACCTCGTCGTGCTCGGCAACCCCAACAACCCCACCGGCACGCTCGATCCCCCGGACGTCATCGCGTCGCTCTGTCGACCGGGGCGCCTCACCGTCGTCGACGAGGCGTTCATGGACTTCGTCGACGAGCCCGGGGCCGGGCTCGCCCACGTGCGTGACCTACCCGGCCTGGTGGTCCTGCGGACCGTCACCAAGCTCTGGTCGATCCCCGGGATCCGTGCGGGGTGCCTGCTCGGCCCGTCGGACCTCGTGACGCGGCTCGCTGCCGCGCACCGGCCGTGGCCCACCGGGACGCTCGCGCACGTCGCGCTCGCCTGGTGCGCCGGCGACGAGGCCTACCGCCGCACGGTGGCGGCCGAGGTCGCCACCGCCCGCGACGAGCTGCAGCGCGGCCTCACGGGGATCGCGGGCGTGGTCAGCTGGCCGAGCGCCGCGAACTTCGTACTCCTGCGCGTCCCCCACGGCGAGGCCGTGGCCGACGCGCTGGCCGCGCGGGGGATCGCGGTGCGACGGTCGACGTTCCCCGGGCTCTCGCGCGACCACCTGCGGGTCGCGGTCCGCGCCCCCGGGACCAACCGCGGGTTCCTGGACGCACTGTCCAGGGCCGTCGTCGAGGCCGGCGCGTGA
- a CDS encoding sirohydrochlorin chelatase encodes MSPDARPNGLHPDGGSSGPRAQDPALLIAAHGTRSPAGVAECAALVDRVRARAPELAVAHGFIELSPPPIAASIDELVAAGRRSIVVVPLVLFDAGHSKTDVPAVVNAARARHRGVTFTYGQGLGIDHDLVAATHERLADVVPEPERSETAVLLVGRGATDPASNAEAQRLGRLLWEGRSWSEVEVAYVSLTAPRVPEGLDRLHRLGHTRVAVVPYFLFAGVLVDRIGEQARAFAASRPATEVRVAGHLGSCDAVADRVLQRYREARDGQVRRDCDTCVYRVEVPGFESKAGAPLVPHHHPDDPSTHGHGPHATRDLHTHATPEARGVDGTAGSHSPSGPHPVEQAAGVDRTGGPNGASRPHLSDGASGERMRSRPDPRAPRE; translated from the coding sequence ATGTCCCCTGATGCCCGACCGAACGGCCTGCACCCAGACGGCGGCTCGAGCGGCCCGAGGGCCCAGGATCCGGCACTGCTCATCGCTGCCCACGGCACGCGCTCGCCGGCCGGGGTGGCCGAATGCGCGGCGCTGGTCGACCGGGTGCGGGCCCGCGCGCCGGAACTGGCGGTCGCGCACGGGTTCATCGAGCTGAGCCCGCCGCCGATCGCCGCCTCCATCGACGAGCTGGTCGCGGCCGGCCGCCGCTCCATCGTGGTCGTGCCGCTGGTGCTCTTCGACGCCGGGCACTCCAAGACCGACGTCCCCGCGGTCGTCAACGCCGCCCGTGCCCGCCATCGCGGGGTGACGTTCACGTACGGACAGGGGCTCGGGATCGATCACGACCTCGTCGCGGCGACCCACGAACGGCTGGCCGACGTGGTACCGGAACCCGAACGGAGCGAGACCGCCGTCCTGCTGGTCGGGCGGGGCGCGACGGACCCCGCGAGCAACGCGGAGGCCCAGCGCCTCGGCCGGCTCCTGTGGGAGGGTCGCAGCTGGTCGGAGGTGGAGGTCGCGTACGTGAGCCTCACCGCACCGCGCGTCCCCGAAGGCCTCGACCGGCTCCACCGCCTCGGCCACACCCGGGTCGCGGTCGTGCCGTACTTCCTCTTCGCGGGCGTCCTGGTCGACCGCATCGGTGAGCAGGCACGGGCCTTCGCGGCCTCCCGGCCAGCGACCGAGGTCCGCGTCGCGGGTCACCTGGGATCGTGCGACGCCGTGGCCGACCGAGTGCTGCAGCGGTATCGCGAGGCCCGGGATGGGCAGGTCCGGCGCGACTGCGACACCTGCGTCTACCGGGTGGAGGTGCCGGGGTTCGAATCGAAGGCCGGCGCGCCGCTCGTGCCGCACCACCATCCCGACGACCCGTCGACGCACGGGCATGGCCCCCACGCCACACGAGATCTCCACACCCACGCAACCCCCGAGGCCCGGGGTGTGGACGGAACCGCCGGTTCTCACTCGCCCTCCGGTCCACACCCCGTGGAGCAGGCAGCCGGTGTGGACCGAACCGGCGGTCCGAACGGGGCCTCCCGTCCACACCTGTCGGATGGCGCGTCCGGCGAACGCATGCGATCGCGTCCCGACCCGCGCGCACCGCGGGAGTAG
- the cobJ gene encoding precorrin-3B C(17)-methyltransferase, which translates to MRVAILAATDHGARHAGHLAAALPDAHVFAGRLGDRIEQAWRHGDGLVVCGAVGAAVRVIAPLLDDKHTDPAVVVVDDAARHAVVLAGAHRGGNALADRVADALGAQPVVTTATDTLGRASLDGLGTACGGRLDPDVADVAEVTAALLAGTRVARWREQPWPTGPLPGPVTDVPSLEEGDPPLIAVTDRRIAVPRPAVVVRPPSLIVGVGASRGATTAEVAAAIDGALADAGLSSASVASLATVEAKADEPALRAVAEARGWPLELHPAGALARVPVPNPSEEAARAVGTASVAEAAALASAQGTLVVEKRRSAPEAGAAMATVAVARRPARGHLRLVSTGPGDPALVPQMARDALAGAEVVVGLDQYIERVRGWLRPGCVIDATPIGDEVGRADRAIASALEGRVVVLLSGGDVGVYAMASPTLERLASATDLEVDVVPGITSANAAAARLGAPLGHDHCAISLSDLMTPWETIARRLEAAAWGDLTLALYNPRSRDRDWQLPEARRLLLAHRSPDTPVGIVRDVFREPEEVRLTTLGELDPATVDMRTVVVIGSSRSVVVGGRFVTPRGYEPQGDRDDVAAGDGPARADDGPARSPAGRTVHPIETESYRRMREWLDLTHLAPATRAVVERVVHASADPSYVEDLVTDEAALRAGRDALASGASLVVDVRMVAAGLRARLDPIVAIDEAPPTAPEGSTRTAGGMRRALTSAGAGAVVVVGCAPTALFAVIDACREDGLAPSLVIGLPVGFVDAAESKAALRASGLPSCSNHGPKGGSAVAAAACNALADLVEVPHVP; encoded by the coding sequence ATGAGGGTCGCGATCCTCGCGGCCACGGACCACGGCGCACGGCACGCGGGCCACCTCGCGGCGGCGCTGCCGGACGCGCACGTGTTCGCAGGACGGCTCGGCGACCGGATCGAGCAGGCGTGGCGGCACGGCGACGGGCTCGTCGTCTGCGGCGCCGTCGGCGCCGCCGTGCGAGTGATCGCGCCGCTGCTCGACGACAAGCACACCGATCCGGCGGTCGTCGTCGTCGACGACGCGGCCCGCCACGCGGTCGTGCTCGCCGGCGCCCACCGCGGCGGCAACGCGCTCGCCGACCGGGTCGCCGACGCGCTCGGCGCGCAGCCGGTGGTGACGACGGCCACCGACACGCTCGGGCGGGCGAGCCTCGACGGGCTCGGCACGGCGTGCGGGGGACGGCTCGACCCGGACGTGGCCGACGTCGCGGAGGTCACCGCCGCACTGCTCGCGGGCACGCGGGTGGCCCGGTGGCGCGAGCAACCGTGGCCGACCGGCCCGCTGCCCGGACCGGTCACCGACGTCCCCAGCCTCGAGGAAGGGGACCCGCCGCTCATCGCCGTCACCGACCGACGGATCGCCGTGCCACGCCCGGCGGTCGTGGTGCGCCCCCCCTCGCTGATCGTCGGCGTCGGCGCGAGTCGCGGGGCCACCACGGCCGAGGTGGCCGCAGCCATCGACGGCGCGCTCGCCGACGCGGGGCTGTCCTCGGCGAGCGTCGCGTCGCTGGCCACGGTCGAGGCGAAGGCCGACGAGCCCGCCCTGCGGGCTGTCGCCGAGGCGCGCGGATGGCCGCTCGAGCTGCACCCCGCGGGGGCACTCGCCCGCGTCCCGGTGCCCAACCCCTCGGAGGAGGCCGCTCGGGCGGTCGGCACCGCGAGCGTCGCGGAGGCCGCGGCGCTGGCCTCCGCGCAGGGCACGCTCGTCGTCGAGAAGCGCCGCTCCGCACCGGAGGCCGGCGCGGCCATGGCCACCGTCGCGGTCGCGCGTCGACCGGCGCGGGGGCATCTGCGGCTGGTCTCCACCGGGCCGGGCGATCCGGCCCTGGTGCCTCAGATGGCCCGGGATGCGCTCGCGGGCGCGGAGGTCGTCGTGGGGCTCGATCAGTACATCGAGCGCGTCCGCGGGTGGCTCCGCCCGGGCTGCGTCATCGACGCGACGCCGATCGGCGACGAGGTCGGCCGTGCCGACCGGGCCATCGCCTCCGCCTTGGAGGGTCGGGTGGTGGTTCTGCTGTCCGGGGGCGACGTCGGAGTGTACGCTATGGCCTCGCCGACGCTGGAGCGGCTCGCCTCGGCGACCGACCTCGAGGTCGACGTGGTGCCGGGCATCACCTCCGCCAACGCGGCGGCCGCCCGGCTCGGGGCGCCGCTCGGCCACGATCACTGCGCCATCAGCCTCTCGGACCTGATGACGCCCTGGGAGACGATCGCGCGTCGGCTGGAGGCCGCCGCCTGGGGCGACCTCACCCTCGCGCTCTACAACCCCCGCAGCCGCGATCGCGACTGGCAGCTACCCGAGGCCCGCCGGCTGCTGCTCGCGCACCGGTCCCCGGACACGCCCGTGGGGATCGTGCGCGACGTGTTCCGCGAGCCCGAGGAGGTCCGCCTCACCACCCTCGGCGAGCTCGACCCCGCGACGGTCGACATGCGCACCGTCGTGGTGATCGGCTCGAGCCGGAGCGTCGTCGTCGGGGGACGGTTCGTGACCCCACGCGGCTACGAGCCGCAGGGGGATCGTGACGACGTCGCCGCCGGCGACGGTCCTGCCCGGGCCGACGACGGTCCTGCCCGGAGCCCCGCGGGCCGGACGGTCCACCCGATAGAGACCGAGTCCTACCGGCGGATGCGCGAGTGGCTCGACCTCACCCACCTGGCGCCGGCGACGCGGGCCGTCGTCGAACGCGTCGTGCACGCCAGTGCCGACCCCTCGTACGTCGAGGATCTCGTCACCGACGAGGCCGCGCTGCGTGCTGGGCGCGACGCGCTGGCCAGCGGCGCGTCGCTCGTCGTCGACGTGCGGATGGTGGCCGCCGGCCTGCGCGCGCGGCTCGATCCGATCGTCGCGATCGACGAGGCCCCGCCCACCGCGCCCGAGGGCTCGACCCGCACCGCGGGCGGCATGCGCCGCGCGCTGACGAGCGCCGGGGCGGGAGCGGTGGTGGTCGTCGGGTGCGCGCCGACCGCGCTGTTCGCCGTCATCGACGCGTGTCGCGAGGACGGCCTCGCGCCGTCACTGGTCATCGGGTTGCCCGTCGGCTTCGTCGACGCCGCCGAATCGAAGGCCGCGTTGCGGGCCAGCGGGCTGCCGAGCTGTTCGAACCACGGCCCCAAGGGCGGCTCCGCGGTCGCGGCGGCCGCCTGCAACGCGCTCGCCGACCTCGTGGAGGTCCCCCATGTCCCCTGA
- the cbiE gene encoding precorrin-6y C5,15-methyltransferase (decarboxylating) subunit CbiE translates to MSTATESCTVIGLSCAHDDPVAGLSAGARAALERAAVVVGSDRQRAAIAPLVPTGTEQLPIGGDLAGLDVAGDRPGPTVVLASGDPGFFGVLRAVRTRWPEPDAITVEPALSSVQAVCAAAGEPWDDAVVLSAHGRDPRPVLHACRRLAKAVVLTGPAFGPAELLGGLDARPRRAVVGERLGSTDARVHTARTPASPGPASPGPAWPAAWLDAGAWHEPNVVVLTDESPETGAGRTRSWATPERETPTAWALPEEAFDHRDGMITKAEVRALALAWLGPGLGDLVWDVGAGSGAVAVECARLGAAAVALDRDPGQVARARANAAAHGVPVDAREGAAPGALADLPDPDAVFVGGGGREIAEVVGACAARGPRVIVTAVAALERVAPAGEALTAAGYTVDGTQLQSARLAPLGEARRLSAQNPVVLVRGVVPSAGAQEVRPAGASEVRP, encoded by the coding sequence GTGAGCACTGCGACCGAATCGTGCACGGTGATCGGCCTCTCGTGCGCCCACGACGACCCTGTCGCGGGTCTGTCCGCGGGTGCTCGCGCCGCGCTGGAGCGGGCGGCCGTCGTGGTCGGCAGCGACCGCCAGCGCGCAGCGATCGCGCCGCTCGTGCCCACCGGGACCGAGCAGCTCCCGATCGGCGGGGACCTCGCTGGCCTCGACGTCGCGGGCGACCGGCCCGGGCCGACCGTCGTGCTGGCCTCGGGCGATCCGGGCTTCTTCGGCGTGCTGCGTGCGGTGCGCACGCGGTGGCCCGAACCGGACGCGATCACCGTCGAGCCCGCGCTCTCCTCGGTGCAGGCGGTGTGCGCGGCGGCGGGGGAGCCGTGGGACGACGCGGTCGTCCTGTCCGCGCACGGCCGCGACCCGCGACCGGTGCTGCACGCCTGCCGGCGGCTGGCCAAGGCCGTGGTGCTCACCGGACCCGCGTTCGGTCCCGCCGAGCTGCTCGGCGGCCTCGACGCGCGGCCCCGACGCGCCGTCGTCGGCGAGCGGCTCGGCAGCACCGACGCCCGGGTGCACACCGCGCGCACCCCGGCCTCCCCCGGACCGGCCTCCCCCGGACCGGCCTGGCCCGCCGCCTGGCTCGACGCCGGCGCGTGGCACGAGCCGAACGTCGTCGTGCTCACCGACGAGTCGCCGGAGACCGGCGCGGGTCGCACACGGTCGTGGGCGACCCCCGAGCGGGAAACCCCCACCGCCTGGGCGCTGCCCGAGGAGGCGTTCGATCACCGCGACGGGATGATCACCAAAGCGGAGGTGCGTGCCCTGGCGCTCGCATGGCTGGGTCCCGGCCTGGGCGACCTCGTGTGGGACGTCGGCGCGGGCTCGGGGGCCGTGGCGGTCGAGTGCGCGCGCCTCGGCGCTGCAGCGGTGGCGCTCGACCGCGACCCGGGACAGGTGGCCCGGGCGCGCGCGAACGCGGCGGCCCACGGGGTGCCCGTCGACGCGCGGGAGGGCGCGGCCCCGGGAGCGCTCGCCGACCTGCCCGACCCGGATGCGGTCTTCGTCGGCGGGGGAGGCCGTGAGATCGCCGAGGTCGTGGGCGCTTGCGCGGCGCGAGGGCCCCGGGTGATCGTGACGGCGGTGGCCGCGCTCGAGCGCGTCGCACCGGCGGGGGAGGCGCTCACCGCGGCGGGCTACACCGTCGACGGCACGCAGCTGCAGTCCGCGCGTCTGGCGCCGCTGGGAGAGGCCCGCCGTCTCTCCGCGCAGAATCCGGTGGTGCTGGTGCGGGGCGTCGTCCCCTCCGCGGGCGCCCAGGAGGTCCGGCCAGCGGGCGCATCGGAGGTCCGGCCATGA
- a CDS encoding cobalt-precorrin-5B (C(1))-methyltransferase, producing MSEPTDRDAGRAAAPPLREPDLPRTAKDRPEARRTGWTTGTCAAVAAKAAALQLAGRAVPREVDVALPEPFEGRLRVALPVSSTARDDRDPPGWAEAVVVKDAGDDPDVTDGAHVTVRLERSPDTVAPDAVAPDAARTDAVREPSLAFAAGEGVGTVTKPGLGLEVGGPAINAVPRRMIGGSVGEILPAAALRCVISVPGGEQMAKKTTNKRLGIVGGISILGTTGVVRPFSTASWRASVEQQIDVLATQGGRQVVLATGGRSERAAMRLLPDLPEAAFVEVGDFTGAALRRAVEHGLETVRFVGMAGKLAKLAAGVMMTHWTRSKVDPAILACLTAEAGGPAETVAAVEEANTGRHAYELWTDAGLVGAVGTRLCDRVADNLARFVDGALVAHVALVDFDSFGLVAASAGWDTPVRGGAA from the coding sequence GTGAGCGAGCCGACGGATCGCGACGCCGGACGCGCAGCGGCCCCGCCACTGCGAGAACCGGACCTGCCGCGCACGGCCAAGGACCGGCCGGAGGCACGCCGCACCGGCTGGACGACCGGCACGTGCGCGGCGGTCGCGGCGAAGGCCGCGGCACTGCAGCTCGCGGGCCGGGCCGTTCCCCGCGAAGTCGACGTGGCGCTCCCCGAGCCGTTCGAGGGCCGCCTGCGCGTCGCGCTGCCCGTGTCCTCGACCGCGCGCGACGACCGCGACCCGCCCGGATGGGCGGAGGCCGTGGTCGTGAAGGACGCGGGCGACGATCCGGACGTGACCGACGGAGCACACGTCACCGTGCGGCTCGAACGCTCCCCTGACACGGTCGCCCCTGACGCGGTCGCCCCTGACGCGGCCCGCACCGACGCGGTCCGCGAGCCCTCGCTCGCGTTCGCGGCCGGCGAGGGCGTCGGCACGGTCACCAAGCCGGGGCTCGGCCTCGAGGTCGGGGGTCCGGCGATCAACGCCGTGCCGCGCAGGATGATCGGCGGGAGCGTCGGCGAGATCCTGCCCGCGGCGGCGCTGCGGTGCGTGATCTCGGTGCCCGGCGGCGAGCAGATGGCCAAGAAGACCACGAACAAGCGGCTCGGTATCGTCGGCGGGATCTCGATCCTCGGCACGACCGGGGTGGTGCGCCCGTTCTCGACCGCGTCGTGGCGCGCGTCGGTGGAGCAGCAGATCGACGTGCTCGCCACCCAGGGCGGCCGGCAGGTGGTGCTCGCGACCGGCGGGCGCAGCGAGCGCGCCGCGATGCGCCTGCTGCCGGACCTGCCCGAAGCCGCGTTCGTAGAGGTCGGCGACTTCACCGGTGCGGCGCTCCGCCGGGCGGTCGAGCACGGCCTCGAGACCGTGCGGTTCGTCGGGATGGCCGGCAAGCTCGCCAAGCTCGCGGCCGGCGTGATGATGACCCACTGGACCCGCTCCAAGGTCGACCCGGCGATCCTCGCGTGCCTCACCGCCGAGGCGGGCGGACCCGCGGAGACCGTCGCCGCGGTCGAGGAGGCGAACACCGGCCGCCACGCCTACGAACTGTGGACGGATGCGGGGCTCGTCGGTGCGGTCGGGACGCGGCTGTGCGACCGGGTGGCCGACAACCTCGCCCGGTTCGTCGACGGTGCCCTGGTGGCCCATGTCGCGCTCGTGGACTTCGACTCGTTCGGGCTCGTCGCCGCGAGCGCCGGCTGGGACACCCCCGTGCGGGGAGGCGCAGCGTGA
- the cobM gene encoding precorrin-4 C(11)-methyltransferase — protein MTFVGAGPGAPDLLTLRGRDRIAAADVVIYPGSLVPAEVTTHAPPDAEVLDSRAQTLEGLADVYDRARAEGLHVARLASGDPSLYGALVEQLAEVAVRDLDWEVVAGVSSLGAAAAALGAELTVPEVAQSTILTRLATATPMPEGEDVRAFAAHGTTMALFLSAKRSKRLEAELRAGGYPPETPCAVVYRVTWPDEAVHRCRLDELAATLRAGGYVRHTLVLVGDAIGATPGATRSHLYDPGFRHHSRLGPAVRATDPGGSGTG, from the coding sequence GTGACCTTCGTGGGCGCGGGGCCGGGGGCGCCCGACCTGCTCACCCTCCGGGGCCGCGATCGCATCGCCGCGGCCGACGTGGTCATCTACCCCGGCAGCCTCGTGCCCGCCGAGGTCACCACCCACGCGCCTCCCGATGCCGAGGTCCTCGACTCGCGGGCGCAGACCCTGGAGGGACTTGCCGACGTCTACGACCGCGCCCGAGCCGAGGGGCTGCACGTCGCACGCCTGGCGTCCGGCGATCCGAGCCTGTACGGAGCGCTCGTGGAACAGCTCGCCGAGGTCGCCGTCCGCGACCTCGACTGGGAGGTGGTCGCCGGTGTCTCCTCCCTGGGAGCCGCCGCGGCAGCCCTCGGTGCCGAGCTGACCGTGCCGGAAGTGGCGCAGTCGACGATCCTCACCCGCCTGGCAACGGCCACACCGATGCCCGAGGGCGAGGACGTCCGCGCCTTCGCGGCGCACGGCACCACGATGGCGCTCTTCCTCTCGGCCAAGCGCAGCAAGCGGCTCGAGGCCGAGCTGCGCGCCGGCGGCTACCCGCCGGAGACGCCGTGCGCCGTGGTGTACCGCGTGACGTGGCCGGACGAGGCCGTGCACCGCTGTCGGCTCGACGAGCTCGCGGCCACGCTGCGGGCCGGCGGGTACGTCCGCCACACGCTCGTGCTCGTCGGCGACGCGATCGGTGCGACACCCGGCGCGACGCGCAGCCACCTCTACGACCCCGGCTTCCGCCATCATTCCCGTCTCGGTCCCGCGGTTCGGGCGACGGATCCCGGCGGCTCGGGGACCGGGTGA
- the cobI gene encoding precorrin-2 C(20)-methyltransferase — MSGSWLVGVGVGPGDPELLTVRAVRTLARADVVTVPASRDGGPGRAEQVVAAHVVPARVERLPFALGGDASERGPAVDESASIVVAHLDAGRTVTFATLGDPHLYATFTPLAAEVHARRPRAQISSVPGITAAQDLASRTGAVLAVGDESLTWIPLARPPEGEPDNWTRLEEALADGGPVVVYKAGRHLPALRRALRRAGREGDAVVGSDLGGVHQRLDLPDDGPAPYFSTVLVPGPSCPRTGGAS, encoded by the coding sequence GTGAGCGGTTCATGGCTCGTCGGCGTCGGTGTGGGCCCGGGGGACCCGGAGTTGCTCACCGTTCGCGCGGTGCGCACCCTCGCGCGCGCCGACGTCGTGACCGTCCCCGCGAGCCGCGACGGCGGGCCGGGCCGGGCGGAGCAGGTCGTCGCCGCCCACGTCGTGCCCGCGCGCGTCGAGCGGCTCCCGTTCGCGCTCGGTGGCGACGCGAGCGAGCGAGGCCCCGCGGTCGACGAGAGCGCCTCGATCGTCGTCGCACACTTGGACGCTGGCCGCACGGTGACGTTCGCGACGCTCGGGGATCCCCACCTCTACGCGACCTTCACGCCGCTGGCCGCGGAGGTGCACGCGCGGCGCCCCCGGGCGCAGATCTCGAGTGTGCCGGGCATCACCGCCGCGCAGGATCTCGCCTCCCGGACGGGCGCCGTGCTGGCGGTCGGCGACGAATCGCTCACCTGGATCCCGCTCGCGCGCCCGCCCGAGGGCGAGCCCGACAACTGGACCAGGCTCGAGGAGGCGCTCGCGGACGGCGGGCCCGTGGTCGTCTACAAGGCGGGCCGGCACCTCCCGGCGCTGCGCCGCGCGCTCCGGCGTGCCGGTCGCGAGGGGGACGCGGTGGTCGGTTCAGACCTCGGCGGCGTGCACCAACGGCTCGACCTCCCCGACGACGGGCCGGCGCCCTACTTCTCGACGGTGCTCGTGCCGGGCCCGTCCTGCCCCCGAACCGGAGGTGCCTCGTGA
- a CDS encoding cobyrinate a,c-diamide synthase produces MSLTIPRLVVAGTHSGVGKTTVATGLMAAFADRGRRVTSFKVGPDFIDPSYHRLATGRPARNLDAVLSGADRLAPLFAHGARDADIAVVEGVMGLFDGAARPLPEAGDTGPGAPASTAHVARLLDAPIVLVVDAGALSTSVAAIVHGFVSFDPALRVAGVVCNRVGSERHAQLLAEALDPLGVPMLGTLPVDERIAAPSKHLGLVPAAERDADARRAVGSLGQRLAERLDLERVERIAADAPPVHDPAWDPAEAVDGEVPHERAPGPAPRVAVAGGPAFTFTYPEHRELLAAAGADVLDVDPVRDPRLPEGTDALVVGGGFPETYADELSANATLRAEVAALAARDAPILAECGGLLYLARALDGREMCGVLPAEAAMTEKLVLGYREATAATDSVAWHAGERSRGHEFHRTRIAPGVGAQPAWHLDDRPEGFVAGSVHASYLHTHWSATPAVAARVMRGARARGGRRRVAP; encoded by the coding sequence ATGAGCCTCACGATCCCGCGGTTGGTGGTCGCCGGCACCCATTCGGGGGTCGGCAAGACCACGGTCGCGACCGGGCTGATGGCCGCGTTCGCCGACCGTGGACGCAGGGTCACGTCGTTCAAGGTGGGTCCGGACTTCATCGACCCGAGCTACCACCGGCTCGCGACCGGCCGCCCCGCCCGCAACCTCGACGCGGTGCTGTCCGGCGCGGACCGTCTCGCCCCGCTCTTCGCGCACGGTGCCCGCGACGCCGACATCGCGGTCGTCGAGGGTGTCATGGGGTTGTTCGACGGAGCGGCGCGCCCGCTGCCCGAAGCGGGCGACACCGGGCCGGGCGCGCCGGCCTCCACCGCCCACGTCGCGCGGCTGCTCGACGCCCCGATCGTGCTCGTGGTCGACGCGGGCGCGCTCAGCACCTCGGTGGCGGCGATCGTGCACGGGTTCGTGAGCTTCGATCCCGCGCTGCGCGTCGCCGGGGTGGTCTGCAACCGGGTGGGCTCCGAGCGCCACGCCCAGTTGCTCGCCGAGGCCCTCGATCCCTTGGGGGTGCCCATGCTCGGGACCCTGCCGGTCGACGAGCGGATCGCCGCGCCCTCGAAGCATCTCGGGCTCGTGCCCGCCGCGGAGCGGGACGCCGACGCTCGCCGCGCGGTCGGCTCCCTCGGCCAGCGGCTCGCCGAGCGGCTCGACCTCGAGCGCGTCGAACGCATCGCGGCCGACGCCCCGCCGGTGCACGATCCGGCGTGGGACCCCGCGGAGGCCGTCGACGGCGAGGTCCCGCACGAGCGTGCCCCGGGGCCCGCGCCGCGGGTCGCGGTCGCGGGAGGCCCCGCCTTCACGTTCACCTACCCCGAGCACCGTGAGTTGCTCGCCGCCGCGGGAGCCGACGTCCTCGACGTCGACCCGGTCCGCGATCCACGCCTGCCCGAGGGCACGGACGCACTGGTGGTCGGCGGCGGCTTCCCGGAGACCTACGCCGACGAACTGTCGGCGAACGCGACCCTGCGGGCGGAGGTCGCCGCCCTCGCGGCCCGGGATGCGCCGATCCTGGCGGAGTGCGGCGGGCTGCTGTACCTCGCGCGTGCCCTCGACGGACGGGAGATGTGCGGCGTGCTGCCGGCCGAGGCGGCCATGACCGAGAAGCTCGTGCTCGGCTACCGTGAGGCGACGGCCGCCACCGACTCGGTCGCGTGGCACGCCGGGGAGCGCAGCCGCGGCCACGAGTTCCACCGGACCCGCATCGCCCCCGGCGTGGGCGCGCAGCCCGCGTGGCACCTCGACGACCGCCCGGAGGGCTTCGTCGCCGGCTCGGTGCACGCGAGCTACTTGCACACCCACTGGTCCGCGACCCCGGCCGTGGCCGCGCGGGTGATGCGAGGAGCCCGCGCGAGGGGCGGCCGGCGGAGGGTGGCGCCGTGA